A window from Streptomyces sp. NBC_00271 encodes these proteins:
- a CDS encoding ABC transporter permease: protein MSALSLAVRDSNTMLRRNLLHARRYPSLTLNLLLTPIMLLLLFVYIFGDVMSTGIGGADRSDYIAYIVPGILMMTIGGTVIGTAVSVATDMNEGIIARFRTMAIHRGSVLVGHVVGSVLQCIASVVLVGAVAVAIGFRSTDATALEWLAAIGLLALFALALTWIAVGMGMASPNAEAASNSAQPLILLPLISSAFIPADTMPGWFQPIAEYQPFTPAIETLRGLLLGTEIGNNWWIAIAWCVGLTVLGYRWSTASFNRDPK, encoded by the coding sequence ATGAGCGCCCTCTCCCTCGCCGTACGCGACTCGAACACGATGCTGCGCCGCAACCTCCTGCACGCGCGCCGCTATCCGTCCCTCACCCTGAACCTGCTGCTCACGCCGATCATGCTGTTGCTGCTCTTCGTCTACATCTTCGGCGACGTGATGAGCACGGGCATCGGCGGCGCCGACCGCTCCGACTACATCGCCTATATCGTCCCGGGCATCCTGATGATGACCATCGGCGGCACCGTCATCGGGACCGCGGTGTCCGTCGCCACCGACATGAACGAGGGCATCATCGCCCGCTTCCGCACGATGGCGATCCACCGCGGGTCCGTGCTCGTCGGGCACGTCGTCGGCAGCGTGCTGCAGTGCATCGCCAGCGTGGTCCTCGTCGGCGCCGTTGCCGTGGCCATCGGCTTCCGGTCCACCGACGCAACCGCCCTGGAATGGCTGGCGGCGATCGGACTGCTCGCGCTGTTCGCCCTGGCACTCACCTGGATCGCCGTCGGGATGGGCATGGCCAGCCCGAACGCCGAGGCGGCCAGCAACAGCGCACAGCCGCTGATCCTCCTCCCGCTCATCTCCAGCGCCTTCATCCCCGCCGACACGATGCCGGGTTGGTTCCAGCCGATCGCCGAGTACCAGCCGTTCACCCCGGCCATCGAGACCCTGCGCGGCCTGCTGCTCGGCACCGAGATCGGCAACAACTGGTGGATCGCGATCGCCTGGTGCGTCGGCCTGACCGTGCTCGGCTACCGCTGGTCGACGGCGTCCTTCAACCGCGACCCGAAGTAG